Proteins encoded by one window of Macaca mulatta isolate MMU2019108-1 chromosome 10, T2T-MMU8v2.0, whole genome shotgun sequence:
- the FKBP1A gene encoding peptidyl-prolyl cis-trans isomerase FKBP1A isoform X4, which yields MLEDGKKFDSSRDRNKPFKFMLGKQEVIRGWEEGVAQGLQSGLPPPGYEGAISSQPQHHSVLLNLWPQDTMSVGQRAKLTISPDYAYGATGHPGIIPPHATLVFDVELLKLE from the exons ATGCTTGAAGATGGAAAGAAATTTGATTCCTCCCGGGACAGAAACAAGCCCTTTAAGTTTATGCTAGGCAAGCAGGAGGTGATCCGAGGCTGGGAAGAAGGGGTTGCCCAG GGTTTGCAGTCTGGACTGCCACCACCAGGCTATGAAGGTGCAatctcctcccagccccagcaTCACAGTGTATTGTTAAATCTTTGGCCTCAGGACACT ATGAGTGTGGGTCAGAGAGCCAAACTGACTATATCTCCAGATTATGCCTATGGTGCCACTGGGCACCCAGGCATCATCCCACCACACGCCACTCTCGTCTTCGATGTGGAGCTTCTAAAACTGGAATGA
- the FKBP1A gene encoding peptidyl-prolyl cis-trans isomerase FKBP1A isoform X7, whose amino-acid sequence MLEDGKKFDSSRDRNKPFKFMLGKQEVIRGWEEGVAQMSVGQRAKLTISPDYAYGATGHPGIIPPHATLVFDVELLKLE is encoded by the exons ATGCTTGAAGATGGAAAGAAATTTGATTCCTCCCGGGACAGAAACAAGCCCTTTAAGTTTATGCTAGGCAAGCAGGAGGTGATCCGAGGCTGGGAAGAAGGGGTTGCCCAG ATGAGTGTGGGTCAGAGAGCCAAACTGACTATATCTCCAGATTATGCCTATGGTGCCACTGGGCACCCAGGCATCATCCCACCACACGCCACTCTCGTCTTCGATGTGGAGCTTCTAAAACTGGAATGA